The sequence below is a genomic window from Nicotiana tomentosiformis chromosome 6, ASM39032v3, whole genome shotgun sequence.
AAATTAAAATCGAAAAAGAGTGGGTGTGTGTGtatgagagagagaaagagactTACTTGAAAATTGAGTGAGGTGAAGAATTCGTCGTTGGAGTGGAGAGACAGAAGGAGAAAATACGAAATAGACTGAGATAAAAGCAAAAtgttatgtgaataataataaaactttCCCACTACTTCTGTGGGAAAACTTTTTCATAaagcacaaaaattcaaaattcaaaatttttcgTTCACATAAAATCTGTGGGAATATTTGAAaacgttttatttttatttgttccCACTGTTTTCCCTgggaattttttaaaattttatataattatttttttaatgacTTTTCCCACTGAATTAGAGGGAACTATTTCACCCTGGGAAACGTTATTGTTTATTCGTGGAAAAGAAATTTCACTTTTCCCATTGAATTTCGGTGGGAATTGCCACTAACAATTTTTCAGTGGGAAATTTCCATGGGACAATACTGTGTATTTAGTAGTGACCTCGTTcatcttttcctggtcttcttcGGTTACCAGGAACCGGAGGTAGCTAGCTACCCCGACGGGGACGGAAAGAACCCGAGCATCCTACGAAATAGTGATAAAGACAGATCGTTTCCGACTAGGATCCGTGCTCCGAGCGAGGAACCGATTATTCAACCTCGAGCTCAAGTTCGACCCACCGACCTCCGAGGATGGAGTTTTCCTCGGCACCTCTAAATCGTCCAATCCGGTGAAGTCTTCCGGGCGGTTGAGTCCACACCATCAAAGAAGTATCGAAGGTGATCGTCCGCTCCATGAACTCCTTTGTTGGATCGCTCCTTCATCGCTCGGGACTCGTCAAACATAGACTCTGTGAACGAGACGATCCTGAAATCTCTATGACACCGAGCGGGGCAGAGCCGGCGTCTCGAGCACTCTCGACCCTCGCCCCTGCGCCAGCCTCATGTAATTGAGGGATTAGCCTCCATCGTTACCCCCTCGGTTGCCACCTGCTCCTTAGGGACAGACGGCTCGTGGGCCACAAAAATTTCATCCTCCTTGGGCTCGTCCCTAAGTCGGAAGCTAGAAAAGTAAGTCTGAGTCAAGCACTCGGGAGTTGGAACTTTCCTTTGCTTACGAACCAACCTTTTTCTTGGTTTCTTTTTTTtcgagctcggggaactcggggcccctcttccttttcttctcccCAACTGTGGCTCCGGGCTGCCCCAAAGCAGAAAAATCAGCGGGCAAGTCCTCGTCTCCGACCGGAGGCCTAAGCTCAACGGTCTTACGCAAACCTGCaaaaaggaattaaaagaaaTAAGAATGTGATGCTAGAAGGAGAAGCCTAACACAACTTATTCGGGAAGGAAATCTTACCATGGAAATGAgcctcccaacggcccttcgaGAGTATGCGCCACGAGCGCTCATAGTAGGGCATCTATGAGACAATGCCTTCGATCCACTGCTTTAACCAAGGGACAACATTTGGGACTCGAGCGACAGCTGCACCACTACAAATACCAATGAGGAAAAGGGAAATAAGCGTGAAATATAATTATCATTCAAAGGAAAGTTGTACTTAAgtgatgcattccacttctcggggaatggcctaaATTCGGCCGGAAtcaagtccgaggtcctcacCCAGACAAAGTATCCCTGCCAGCCTCGATCCTGGTATTCATCGATGCTTGAGAATGGGGCCTTACTAGTACAGTGCACGAGCGTTATCAATCCCcctcggaagattcggggactataCAGACGAAGTAGATGATCTACGGTGAGCTGACAGGAGTCGATCTTGTTCACAAAAAATcgaaggaggattacgatcctccataaCGATGGATGGATCTGACCAGGgcatacctcgtacctcttaTAGAAGTATATAATGACCGGTCCACCGGGtccagtgtgaagggataagtataaacacttaggtACCCCTCAACATGGATAGTAATGTCCTCCTTGGAGTAGGGGATCACTATATCCTTGTCGGCCCAGTTGCAGTTCTTTCGTATTGCGGGGAGGTCGTCTTCGGTGATTGAGAAAATATATCTCGATGCCTCCTTATGCCGACCCTGCACCAAAGAGGGCTTCGCAACCTTGAAGTCGTCAGCGACCGAACAACCCCCGGGAATAAACATCTTCAAGGGAGGTTCAGGGGCCGGTTCATCGGTAACCACGTTAGCAGCGTACCTCTCGAGGTCGACCACATCGGAAGTGGTTTCTTTGATTTCGGCAGTTGGTTGGGAGGTAGAAGCGACCTTTTGGGGAATAGTTTTGGAGGTTTTGGCCATTGTTATCTGAAAAAGCTTGAAAAGGATAGAGAAAGGTTGAAAGTAGAAAGCTAAGATATCCTGGCTTGAGtagagaatgagtaaaatgcTTTGCAACGTACTGAGGAATCTTGAGTAACGAAGGTAAAAATGCTAGAGTATAAAAATGGGTAATGAAATCCTGAAGGCACGAAAGTAGAAGTTTGGACGTAAAGTAAAAAACGAACGAAGAAGGGGATATTTATAGGGGCTCTGCGATGGGTGGCACGCATTTGAGGTCACAATGACATGACTGACGAGACATTTTGGGTTTTTTGTCGGTTTTGTCACGGTGTATTGAAGAAGGAGTCGGggagctcatgtcgtttctcgtcaacttactctccgagaaacgaggggactatctgtatacgggtaaaatcgaccTCATGGTACACCCCGACTTCTGATACGCTAAACCGAGCTAGAGATATGATGGCAAGGGACCGGAATCGAGGCAAGGGTCTCATCGAGTCAGAGTTCGGGGGCATGATGCCTaccctcgagaatatcggggcCATGATCCGGGATTGGTCCAAATCTCAAAGGACTTCGGAGAATGTTGCACGACCAACAGGAAGCCGTAATATCCCCGACCGACCGGATATTACGAGGCGTATATCGATGGAGAACCGGTGATTAGTTAAACAAAATAttgtttaccttttatagaattgtacttagggtaaaactcccataCTATATAAGGGGGTCTAATTATTCATTGAATACATTGTAACACGTATCCCAAAGTAATATACTATTATGTTCGCTGTTAACCTAACGTTGTTTGAATTTACTACGTCTTTATTTGTTTAACCTAacgcaatttatcgtttgtatcgaattaatccacgtatccttaaaaccacttacaaatttaatacaaCAAACCTGATATCCAGAAAGAAATAATCCCTACATTTGAATTTCGACGTTACTAATCTCTACTCCTATATTACAATTTTTGCATTATGAAATATTTCGTAACTTTTCTCTAAACCTAACGACTTTTATTATAAACAAGTTCgtcatttttttttgtatattgcCATTTTTGTAGCGAGAAATAACTTCCCAGAAAATAAAGACTGCTCCATCAAAATCAGAGCTCACCCCTACTTCCCAATAAATTTTCCTCTACTAACTTTTAAGATTTACATAGCCAGACAACCAAACTAGATTATTTTTGTGGGAACAATATTTCAGAAAAAACCCTAAAGAAACAAAGGGTAATTTtgttatgcatgtatgtcaaaacTTTGCAAGAAATATCTCTTCTAGATACAAAAACAAACATATGTTCGATCACAGGAGCAGGTAACTAACACAAGAAATAAATCAATGAATGTGTTCCCAAATATTTCCACAACACAAATCACtcatcaaaatctcaaaaaagCCCTCCATGTCATAGCCACAAATGGACATAATAAGAAATGGCTGAATTGATTGTATATATATAATACTCTAATTTGTGACAAATTAGGTGAAAATTGTGAACTAAAATTTCCAAATGATTTCCCTCAACACTAAAAACAATTCTGTTTCATGCGACACAGTTAATTACTGGTCAAAATACGATATGCTATTATTGTGAATAGCGGCACTAAAGTTTGCCCCCGCACTAGAAGGGGGCGTATACAAAGATGAAACGGAGGAAGTGGAAGAAGAGGAGGAGACTACCACCACAGACGGCAGTGGAGGCGGCGGTGGTGGCGGAGTAGGCGGAGCTTGGGGCAGCTGATCAGCCACAGACGTGGAAATAGATGCAATAAGATTATTGGCAGCTTCTCTATATTTGTATCTGAGAATCTCAGACCTAATTGCATTAAGCTCAGCTTGTAAAGTTTGAAGCTGTTGTTGTAAAGTTGAAATTGCACCCATGCATCCGTACACTGGATCCCTTAGCCTCACGTTTGCTTCATATACCAAACTATTTGCTGCATCTGCTCTTTGACCCACTGGTACCTCCTAATCAATATtttcgcaaaaaaaaaaaaaaaaagacagaaAGAAAATCACCCAACAATTTAGAGAAAGGGGTTTAACTGtgcaaaagataaaaataaaattcactATTAGGTCATCTAAAGATGATAACAATAAGTAACTTATATTTTTTGTGATTAGTTACCGGaaagagtttaacttttatatactaaaatttttgaattttttatacCATCGTATTAAAGTAACATGATACAGTAGGTAATTAACTATTCCTAGAAAGCTTAAATTGCTAATCTTGAAAAATAAAACAATTGACCTGTATAACTAAGTTAGAATATATTGGACGTGTAAAAATATTTCATACTATTGGTGCATTTAATTGAAATCGACCTAAAAATATTAAGACAAGTAACCTTCTATAAGAAGTTAAAATACACTAAAATCTGAAGTTCTTTACACTATCTGTGCACCTAAATTAAATCGTAAAGAAAAAATATAGAAGGAAAAAGGATAAAGTGTAAATTAGAGTAACAATTTGTTTATGGAATTATTTGAAagggattgttacacaaatagccggccaaattcttaatttattttttctagtcGGTATACATgtattatacattaattatacatagttatacatatattatacataggCCGGCCATGTTTAGTTTACGAAATTAGGTGGACCGTTATTTGGGTTAATTATTCTATTTTGGGGAAATGGTCACATACCAGGAGCAACTTGGAAACATTGCTAGCACCAAAGACTTTATGAACAGCAGCAAATTTCTGGGGTTCATGTGGGGAAAAATAAGGAGAAAAAGGGCATTCCTCAGCACATCTTCTTCTTAAAAGTTTACAAGCAGCACAAGGTGTAATTGTGTTCAAAGTTGTTCCTGCTGCAGGCCCCAATATCTGTCTTCTGCCCATTTGTTGTTGCATATGTAGCTGTGAAGATGCATCGATCTCTGTCTTTAACTTCTTCCCAATCTCATCCAATCTCTCCCTATTCACAACCAATAAAAGATTCAGGATTTTCACTAAGGgtatcaaaatacaaaaaaataaatacacGAAAAAAACAAAAGGATTCAACATATGATATATATGTATAAAACAAATTACCTAGTAacacaatataatttttcggTGAAGGGATATCAATACTCATTAGACCTAATTGATCTAGTTTCTTAAAggtacaaagaaaaacaaaagtatTATTTGACCATGTAAATATTAAGTTAATTACCTTTCTCTTGACATTCAAGAACACCTCTGGTTAGCTCCTTTGATGGAAGATA
It includes:
- the LOC104086675 gene encoding LOB domain-containing protein 15-like, encoding MSRERERLDEIGKKLKTEIDASSQLHMQQQMGRRQILGPAAGTTLNTITPCAACKLLRRRCAEECPFSPYFSPHEPQKFAAVHKVFGASNVSKLLLEVPVGQRADAANSLVYEANVRLRDPVYGCMGAISTLQQQLQTLQAELNAIRSEILRYKYREAANNLIASISTSVADQLPQAPPTPPPPPPPLPSVVVVSSSSSTSSVSSLYTPPSSAGANFSAAIHNNSISYFDQ